From the genome of Psychrilyobacter atlanticus DSM 19335, one region includes:
- the yaaA gene encoding S4 domain-containing protein YaaA: protein MEKIQITTEFIKLDQLLKWANIVGSGSDAKHVITEEMVKVNGEIETRRGKKIRVGDIVEFDGKKIEVIA, encoded by the coding sequence ATGGAAAAAATACAAATTACAACGGAATTTATTAAATTGGATCAATTATTGAAATGGGCCAATATAGTAGGTAGCGGATCAGATGCAAAACATGTAATTACTGAAGAGATGGTCAAAGTAAATGGCGAGATCGAAACTAGAAGAGGGAAGAAGATCCGTGTGGGAGATATCGTAGAATTTGACGGTAAAAAGATAGAAGTAATAGCGTAA
- a CDS encoding DUF3857 domain-containing protein yields MKNKVKLFIYMTLMTFVFVGCTKFKSGNDENSDKMGYKFSEVIKIIKDNNKLPEEYAELGAVQLVNNEKLTVHKDGSSEINKFKVTKVINYEGKKKLSDIIINYDPTNEKLILGEMYTVTKDYKKISIPKNQSIEQDDELAIYSPSYVHNKNRIVNFSKVEPGTYIITDYTIKTKYTSPLGGNEPFDGEIPSVNKTKMIDYPKSMKLNYEVVGDNIVEDKKVLDDRYILTFSSKNTKVLKWEEAMPVSLLLDINKVVYSFYKDWSDLSKEKLKSMDNIEISPKVRELSNKIAGNTEEKIDKVAKIYSYVINNFTAQNIYLDQSDFKPLNLDQIIYQKYGSIIDLNALFIGLVRAQNIDDIYPVIILDSFFKSSPYQIKYPMNHSIYTVGTYVDGRIVLLNSRYKYLDAFDEKTNYISRKNNYLPQVYEPKIDYKENKNYLYKLEDDDAKIGVSLEFKGARDSFIRSYGEMLPTQRKNVIDQDFGNSSTTIVGETKFGDFMDYKTPMKMSYSLKADNLVIDQDKYLYFMISPVELNLSLSLDKRDHDYQIYSEISTKETFRIDLSQNKDILETSKFINGLNIVKEFKVGDRTAKYKFISEQDKNIIDITREIYIPVGIVKKEDYKEFKDFVLDIKNPMRDKIFIKK; encoded by the coding sequence ATGAAAAATAAAGTAAAATTATTTATATATATGACTTTGATGACCTTTGTTTTTGTGGGGTGTACGAAATTTAAGTCGGGAAACGATGAAAATTCAGATAAGATGGGATATAAATTTAGTGAAGTTATAAAGATTATTAAAGATAACAATAAACTTCCTGAGGAGTATGCTGAATTAGGAGCAGTTCAGTTGGTAAACAATGAAAAATTAACTGTTCATAAAGATGGAAGCAGCGAGATCAATAAGTTTAAGGTCACTAAGGTAATTAATTATGAAGGAAAGAAAAAATTGTCAGATATAATTATAAATTACGATCCAACCAATGAAAAATTGATCTTGGGAGAAATGTATACGGTGACAAAAGATTACAAAAAAATTTCAATACCTAAAAACCAAAGTATTGAACAAGATGATGAACTGGCAATATATTCGCCTTCATATGTTCACAATAAAAATAGGATAGTTAATTTTTCCAAAGTAGAACCGGGAACTTATATTATAACTGATTATACTATTAAAACTAAGTATACTTCCCCTCTAGGTGGGAATGAACCTTTTGATGGTGAAATTCCATCTGTAAATAAAACTAAAATGATAGATTATCCAAAATCTATGAAGCTAAACTATGAGGTTGTAGGAGATAATATAGTTGAGGATAAAAAAGTTTTAGATGATAGATATATCCTTACCTTTAGTTCGAAGAATACAAAAGTTTTAAAGTGGGAGGAGGCTATGCCTGTAAGCCTCTTATTAGATATAAATAAAGTTGTATATTCTTTTTATAAAGATTGGTCAGATCTGAGTAAAGAAAAACTAAAATCCATGGATAATATAGAAATAAGCCCTAAGGTCAGAGAGCTTTCTAATAAGATAGCAGGGAATACCGAAGAAAAAATAGATAAAGTAGCTAAAATATATTCATATGTAATAAATAATTTTACTGCTCAAAATATATATTTAGATCAATCAGATTTTAAACCGCTAAATTTAGATCAGATTATCTATCAAAAATATGGGTCTATAATTGATTTGAATGCATTATTTATAGGGCTCGTTAGAGCACAAAATATTGATGATATATACCCTGTGATCATATTAGACTCATTTTTTAAAAGTTCACCTTACCAGATAAAGTATCCTATGAATCATTCGATATATACTGTAGGAACATACGTCGATGGAAGAATAGTTCTATTAAATAGTAGATATAAATACCTAGATGCATTTGATGAAAAAACAAATTATATCTCTAGAAAAAATAACTATCTCCCTCAGGTCTATGAACCAAAAATAGATTATAAGGAGAATAAAAACTATCTCTATAAATTAGAAGATGACGATGCAAAAATAGGTGTAAGTCTTGAATTTAAGGGGGCAAGGGATAGTTTTATAAGGTCTTATGGGGAAATGCTTCCTACTCAGAGGAAAAATGTTATAGATCAAGATTTTGGTAACTCATCGACTACAATAGTTGGGGAAACTAAATTCGGTGATTTTATGGATTATAAAACCCCTATGAAAATGTCGTATAGTTTAAAGGCTGATAACTTGGTTATAGATCAAGATAAATATCTATATTTTATGATTTCTCCTGTGGAGCTTAACTTAAGTTTGTCTTTAGACAAAAGAGATCATGACTATCAAATATACAGTGAGATATCTACGAAGGAAACTTTTAGAATAGACCTTAGTCAGAATAAAGATATTCTAGAAACTTCAAAATTTATCAATGGGCTGAATATTGTAAAGGAATTTAAGGTAGGAGATAGAACTGCAAAATATAAATTTATTTCAGAACAAGATAAAAATATTATAGATATAACTAGAGAGATCTATATTCCTGTTGGAATTGTAAAAAAAGAGGATTATAAAGAGTTTAAAGACTTTGTATTGGATATAAAAAATCCTATGAGAGATAAAATTTTTATAAAAAAATAG
- the recF gene encoding DNA replication/repair protein RecF (All proteins in this family for which functions are known are DNA-binding proteins that assist the filamentation of RecA onto DNA for the initiation of recombination or recombinational repair.), giving the protein MQILDMNMINFRNLDDEHLEFDRRFNLFLGKNGQGKTSILEAVYFTVTGKSFRTSKNKEMIKYGRHKMGAFVNYEDRIALKSISVKVDEKKKIYSYNRKSIKYDEFLGKLNIISFIPEDIELIIGSPSVRRSFFDYEIAQADPEYYLYLKSVSKLLKFRNKYLKDRNTNDPMFEIYNLEFIKYASLVVKKRIDYVKNVSRLLSLNYRKLFDGEKELTLGYKSFLGELRSPTLEEIEGKIKKSYEEVRGRELRYGYSLIGPQRDDFIFRLDNKEAKSYSSQGEKKSIVFALKISEIDMIIKEKKETPIFIIDDISSYFDSIRKENILKYFQKREIQLFISSTSDLEIEAKRFYVHRGEIDG; this is encoded by the coding sequence ATGCAAATCCTAGATATGAATATGATCAATTTTAGAAACTTAGATGATGAGCACTTGGAATTTGATCGTAGATTTAACTTATTTTTAGGGAAAAATGGTCAGGGGAAAACTAGTATACTGGAGGCTGTTTATTTTACGGTTACAGGAAAGAGTTTTCGAACCAGTAAAAATAAGGAAATGATAAAGTACGGTCGCCATAAGATGGGAGCTTTTGTTAACTATGAGGATAGGATAGCACTAAAATCCATATCGGTAAAAGTAGATGAAAAAAAGAAGATATATTCCTATAATAGGAAATCGATTAAGTATGATGAATTTTTGGGTAAATTAAATATTATATCTTTTATACCAGAAGATATAGAGCTTATTATTGGGTCGCCCAGTGTGAGAAGATCGTTCTTTGACTATGAGATAGCTCAGGCAGATCCAGAGTACTATCTTTATTTAAAGTCGGTATCCAAACTGTTAAAATTCAGAAATAAATATCTAAAGGATAGAAATACCAACGATCCAATGTTTGAGATCTATAATTTAGAGTTTATAAAATATGCATCATTAGTAGTAAAGAAAAGAATCGATTATGTAAAAAATGTTTCAAGGTTATTGTCTTTAAACTATCGAAAATTATTTGATGGGGAAAAGGAGCTGACCTTGGGGTATAAATCCTTTTTAGGAGAATTAAGATCTCCTACTTTGGAGGAAATAGAGGGTAAAATAAAGAAAAGTTATGAAGAGGTAAGGGGTCGTGAATTACGATATGGATATTCCCTTATTGGTCCACAAAGAGATGATTTTATCTTTCGTTTAGACAATAAGGAAGCCAAATCTTATTCATCTCAAGGGGAGAAAAAATCCATAGTATTTGCCTTAAAAATATCTGAAATAGATATGATAATAAAAGAAAAAAAAGAAACGCCTATCTTTATAATAGATGATATATCATCTTATTTTGACTCCATAAGGAAGGAAAATATATTGAAATATTTTCAAAAGAGGGAGATACAACTATTTATTAGTTCTACCTCAGATCTAGAGATAGAAGCGAAAAGATTTTATGTACACAGAGGTGAGATAGATGGTTAA